In the Flavobacterium acetivorans genome, one interval contains:
- a CDS encoding GNAT family N-acetyltransferase — translation MENWVIRKIEKEDNQGVAQLIRAVFDELNIPKVGTAYADPYLDLMFEEYNKPRSAYFVVEFQGEIVGCAGVAPLENEAETICELQKMYFLPETRGRGIGSQMMAECLQSAKDFGFEHCYLETMPFMKDAQKLYKKVGFEYIDAPLGSTGHTSCPVWMLKKL, via the coding sequence ATGGAAAATTGGGTTATTAGAAAAATTGAGAAAGAAGATAATCAAGGTGTTGCTCAATTGATACGAGCTGTTTTTGATGAATTAAATATCCCCAAAGTAGGAACGGCCTATGCTGATCCTTATTTGGACTTGATGTTTGAGGAATACAATAAACCCAGATCGGCTTATTTTGTTGTAGAATTTCAGGGCGAAATTGTTGGTTGCGCTGGGGTGGCTCCGCTTGAAAACGAGGCTGAGACGATTTGCGAATTGCAAAAAATGTATTTTCTTCCCGAAACCCGAGGGAGAGGTATTGGAAGCCAAATGATGGCTGAATGTTTGCAAAGTGCCAAAGATTTTGGTTTTGAGCATTGTTATCTTGAAACCATGCCTTTTATGAAAGATGCTCAAAAACTTTATAAAAAAGTAGGATTTGAATATATTGATGCTCCATTGGGAAGTACGGGGCATACTTCTTGCCCAGTTTGGATGCTGAAAAA